The proteins below are encoded in one region of Oncorhynchus tshawytscha isolate Ot180627B linkage group LG04, Otsh_v2.0, whole genome shotgun sequence:
- the LOC112246989 gene encoding uncharacterized protein LOC112246989 isoform X2 produces the protein MGNRFWGPCVFILVFHEAAGFSIRNELLGKCVLVQDGHPGSRVVLGECIPGSALQEWQWLPERLALSSWLTGECLSGQEHDLSVRLHHCDPGNEEGAAGGEVGREGQAWACSKKGHLTLQGKGLHLSAPHVSSKSSKVFLSKERRQASKWRTLGNHTVCGNRASHHHHHRHRSTQTAALPSSTVPGDDVVSPNTSGMDLGTEHSHLVESTMGPEGPSMTFFNAEYGFGWKVTMLVLSSLALVLGTVMLLLNIHDNRKKKVVCVLKSYTPTGLVSQPGSPVLSERAPLTQHPMRPAHSPSLQRGEILIKWKDGTVTPLFDNNSYLTD, from the exons ATGGGGAACAGGTTTTGGGGTCCCTGCGTTTTCATACTCGTTTTCCACG AGGCGGCTGGCTTTAGCATCAGGAATGAGCTGCTGGGTAAGTGTGTCCTGGTCCAGGATGGGCATCCCGGGAGCAGGGTGGTGCTGGGAGAGTGCATCCCTGGTTCAGCGCTACAGGAGTGGCAGTGGCTCCCTGAGCGCCTAGCCCTGAGCAGCTGGCTCACAGGAGAGTGTCTGAGTGGCCAGGAGCATGATCTGAGTGTCAGACTGCACCACTGTGACCCTGGGAATGAGGAGGGGGCTGCAGGTGGCGAGGTGGGCAGGGAGGGCCAGGCATGGGCCTGCTCTAAGAAGGGCCACCTCACACTGCAAGGAAAGGGGCTTCACCTCAGCGCTCCTCACGTGTCCTCTAAGTCGTCTAAGGTCTTCCTCTCCAAAGAGCGTAGACAGGCCAGCAAGTGGAGAACGCTGGGCAACCATACTGTCTGTGGGAATAGAGCcagccatcaccaccaccatcgccACAGGTCCACACAAACTGCTGCTCTGCCCTCCTCAACAG TTCCCGGGGATGATGTTGTTTCCCCTAACACCTCTGGAATGGACCTTGGgacagagcactctcatctggtTGAAAGCACCATGGGCCCTGAGGGCCCCTCAATGACATTCTTCAACGCTGAGTATG GGTTTGGCTGGAAAGTGACCATGCTGGTGCTGAGCTCCCTGGCTCTGGTGCTGGGGACTGTCATGCTCTTACTCAACATCCATGACAACAG GAAGAAGAAAGTAGTGTGTGTGCTGAAGTCGTACACTCCTACAGGGCTTGTGAGTCAGCCGGGGTCCCCTGTGCTCAGCGAGAGAGCCCCCCTCACTCAGCACCCCATGAGGCCGGCCCACTCTCCCTCGCTACAGCGGGGAGAGATCTTGATCAAGTGGAAGGACGGCACCGTCACCCCGCTGTTCGACAACAACAGTTACCTGACTGActga
- the LOC112246989 gene encoding uncharacterized protein LOC112246989 isoform X1 has protein sequence MGNRFWGPCVFILVFHEAAGFSIRNELLGKCVLVQDGHPGSRVVLGECIPGSALQEWQWLPERLALSSWLTGECLSGQEHDLSVRLHHCDPGNEEGAAGGEVGREGQAWACSKKGHLTLQGKGLHLSAPHVSSKSSKVFLSKERRQASKWRTLGNHTVCGNRASHHHHHRHRSTQTAALPSSTGSPSNTNSQAQSIPGDDVVSPNTSGMDLGTEHSHLVESTMGPEGPSMTFFNAEYGFGWKVTMLVLSSLALVLGTVMLLLNIHDNRKKKVVCVLKSYTPTGLVSQPGSPVLSERAPLTQHPMRPAHSPSLQRGEILIKWKDGTVTPLFDNNSYLTD, from the exons ATGGGGAACAGGTTTTGGGGTCCCTGCGTTTTCATACTCGTTTTCCACG AGGCGGCTGGCTTTAGCATCAGGAATGAGCTGCTGGGTAAGTGTGTCCTGGTCCAGGATGGGCATCCCGGGAGCAGGGTGGTGCTGGGAGAGTGCATCCCTGGTTCAGCGCTACAGGAGTGGCAGTGGCTCCCTGAGCGCCTAGCCCTGAGCAGCTGGCTCACAGGAGAGTGTCTGAGTGGCCAGGAGCATGATCTGAGTGTCAGACTGCACCACTGTGACCCTGGGAATGAGGAGGGGGCTGCAGGTGGCGAGGTGGGCAGGGAGGGCCAGGCATGGGCCTGCTCTAAGAAGGGCCACCTCACACTGCAAGGAAAGGGGCTTCACCTCAGCGCTCCTCACGTGTCCTCTAAGTCGTCTAAGGTCTTCCTCTCCAAAGAGCGTAGACAGGCCAGCAAGTGGAGAACGCTGGGCAACCATACTGTCTGTGGGAATAGAGCcagccatcaccaccaccatcgccACAGGTCCACACAAACTGCTGCTCTGCCCTCCTCAACAGGTTCCCCTTCCAATACAAACAGCCAAGCACAGTCGA TTCCCGGGGATGATGTTGTTTCCCCTAACACCTCTGGAATGGACCTTGGgacagagcactctcatctggtTGAAAGCACCATGGGCCCTGAGGGCCCCTCAATGACATTCTTCAACGCTGAGTATG GGTTTGGCTGGAAAGTGACCATGCTGGTGCTGAGCTCCCTGGCTCTGGTGCTGGGGACTGTCATGCTCTTACTCAACATCCATGACAACAG GAAGAAGAAAGTAGTGTGTGTGCTGAAGTCGTACACTCCTACAGGGCTTGTGAGTCAGCCGGGGTCCCCTGTGCTCAGCGAGAGAGCCCCCCTCACTCAGCACCCCATGAGGCCGGCCCACTCTCCCTCGCTACAGCGGGGAGAGATCTTGATCAAGTGGAAGGACGGCACCGTCACCCCGCTGTTCGACAACAACAGTTACCTGACTGActga